Proteins encoded in a region of the Planctomycetaceae bacterium genome:
- a CDS encoding PIN domain-containing protein, translated as MGKEQTVLARHRTIAIDTCVLIYYLEDHPAFGAAAAGLLEQFSRPGRRVVMSTMALLEVQVKLYRDGHDQAAREQYALLMQLPEWSWVSLTYQIADLAAELRGIHRLSVPDAVHIATAMTEGATLFVTNDRELPKVEGIELLIL; from the coding sequence GTGGGAAAAGAGCAGACGGTCTTAGCACGCCACCGGACGATTGCCATCGACACGTGCGTTCTGATCTACTATCTGGAGGACCATCCAGCGTTCGGCGCAGCGGCGGCGGGGCTTCTGGAACAGTTCTCTCGCCCCGGAAGGCGGGTAGTGATGTCCACCATGGCGCTGCTTGAAGTGCAGGTCAAGTTGTACCGCGACGGGCACGACCAGGCGGCCCGCGAGCAATACGCCCTGCTGATGCAGCTTCCGGAATGGTCCTGGGTCTCGCTGACGTATCAGATTGCGGACCTGGCGGCCGAGCTGCGAGGGATTCACCGCCTATCCGTCCCCGATGCTGTGCACATAGCCACGGCGATGACCGAGGGGGCGACGCTCTTCGTTACCAACGATCGGGAGCTTCCGAAGGTCGAAGGTATTGAGTTGCTCATCCTCTAG
- a CDS encoding AbrB/MazE/SpoVT family DNA-binding domain-containing protein, translating into MTRVKMSSKNQMVVPREAREALGVTAGDEIIVVPRGSTVILMRKPPNVLKALRGSAKGLYGDVEAYLKKERASWEKSRRS; encoded by the coding sequence GTGACTCGAGTTAAAATGAGCAGCAAGAATCAGATGGTGGTGCCGCGGGAGGCTCGTGAAGCCCTGGGCGTTACCGCCGGGGACGAGATCATCGTCGTCCCGCGGGGCAGCACCGTCATTCTGATGCGAAAGCCGCCCAACGTGCTCAAGGCCCTGCGCGGCAGCGCCAAAGGTCTGTATGGCGACGTAGAGGCATATCTGAAGAAGGAACGCGCATCGTGGGAAAAGAGCAGACGGTCTTAG
- the carB gene encoding carbamoyl-phosphate synthase large subunit, with protein MPRRKDLKSIMIIGSGPIVIGQGCEFDYSGTQACKALREEGYRIILINSNPATIMTDPEFADATYIEPITPDAIAKIIAAERPDALLPTLGGQTGLNTAVAVADNGTLEKYGVEMIGATREVIHRAEDRTEFKNICLKIGLDVPRSGVAHTMDDARRIAQEVGLPVCIRPAYTLGGTGGGFAFNVQEFETIAARGLEYSPISEILIEQSVLGWKEYELEVMRDKADNVVIVCSIENFDPMGVHTGDSITVAPAQTLTDKEYQLMRDASIAIIRAIGVETGGSNIQFAIEPDTGRMIVVEMNPRVSRSSALASKATGFPIAKIAAKLAVGYTLDELRNDITRETPACFEPTIDYCVTKIPRWTFEKFPDADETLTTQMKSVGEAMSIGRTFKESLQKGIRSMEVKRFGLGMDGNDKWLAAQRDGQRLKTDKDVRQTTAEGESVPVDEHKRIIEWPIDEGKLTRKLSVPSQGRLYYVRYAFKMGWTVEQVFKLTQIDRWFLTQVRELVEFEAELSGTAADNIPAALMTRAKQLGYSDVQLATIWGMTPEKLRALRKKLGVEPVYKLVDTCAAEFEAYTPYYYSTYESPITRVATSNPQSEIKNPQSFIDDEVRVTEKKKIVILGGGPNRIGQGIEFDYCCVHAAFAARELGFEAVMVNSNPETVSTDYDTSDMLFFEPLTLEDVINICEKLNGRPLEKPGTGNREPGTGGNPQSEIPNPQSKGLLHGVIVQFGGQTPLNLARGLEAAGVPIIGTSPESIDLAEDRKRFGDILDELKLTCPQGGTAFSVEGARKVAQRIGYPVLVRPSYVLGGRAMEIVSDEQQLDMYMAKAVDASTVGRGHPILVDKFLDRATEVDVDCIADYGPGPEGQRNPAARAVICGVMEHIECAGIHSGDSACALPPYSLPEPIVAEIKRQTLLLAKRLDVRGLMNVQFAVKDGQVYILEVNPRASRTVPFVAKATGVPWAKLAAKVMAGMSLDELKVTEAPRPRQTSVKESVFPFTKFPGVDVVLGPEMRSTGEVMGIDMNFDMAFAKSQMAAGSPLPTAGTVFISVADDDKPHIVPVARRLAEMGFELIATDGTHRVLTEAGVTARLLPKLSQGRPNIGDLITNRQIVLLINTPTKRGPATEEGKIRALATRYQISLITTVTAARAAAGAIAALRANAREDRPAAQAYDVHPLQEYFPKK; from the coding sequence ATGCCGCGACGCAAGGATCTCAAGAGCATCATGATTATCGGCTCGGGCCCGATCGTTATCGGCCAGGGCTGCGAGTTCGATTACTCCGGAACGCAGGCGTGCAAAGCCCTTCGCGAAGAGGGCTATCGCATTATCCTGATCAACTCCAACCCGGCCACCATCATGACCGATCCGGAGTTTGCCGACGCGACTTACATCGAGCCCATCACGCCCGACGCCATCGCCAAGATCATCGCCGCCGAGCGCCCCGACGCGCTGCTGCCCACCCTGGGTGGGCAGACCGGGCTGAACACCGCCGTGGCGGTGGCGGACAACGGCACGCTGGAGAAGTACGGCGTCGAGATGATCGGCGCGACGCGCGAGGTCATCCACCGCGCCGAGGACCGCACCGAGTTCAAGAACATCTGCCTCAAGATCGGCCTGGATGTGCCCAGAAGCGGCGTGGCCCACACGATGGACGACGCCCGCCGCATCGCCCAGGAAGTCGGCTTGCCCGTCTGCATCCGCCCGGCGTACACGCTGGGCGGCACGGGCGGGGGCTTCGCCTTCAACGTGCAGGAGTTCGAGACCATCGCCGCGCGCGGCCTCGAGTATTCGCCCATCAGCGAGATCCTCATCGAGCAATCGGTCCTGGGCTGGAAGGAATACGAGCTCGAGGTGATGCGCGACAAGGCCGACAACGTCGTCATCGTCTGCTCGATCGAAAACTTCGACCCCATGGGCGTTCACACCGGCGACTCCATCACCGTCGCTCCCGCCCAGACGCTGACCGATAAAGAATATCAGCTCATGCGCGATGCCTCCATCGCCATCATCCGGGCCATCGGCGTCGAGACCGGCGGCAGCAACATCCAGTTTGCCATCGAGCCCGACACCGGCCGCATGATCGTCGTCGAGATGAACCCGCGCGTCAGCCGCAGCTCGGCGCTGGCGAGCAAGGCCACGGGCTTTCCCATCGCCAAGATCGCTGCCAAGCTCGCCGTGGGCTACACTCTGGATGAGTTGCGAAACGACATCACCCGCGAGACGCCGGCCTGCTTCGAGCCGACCATCGACTATTGCGTCACCAAGATCCCGCGATGGACGTTCGAGAAATTCCCCGACGCCGACGAGACGCTGACGACGCAGATGAAGTCCGTTGGCGAGGCTATGAGCATCGGCCGTACGTTCAAGGAAAGCCTCCAGAAGGGCATCCGCTCGATGGAGGTCAAGCGGTTCGGTCTGGGCATGGACGGCAACGACAAGTGGCTTGCCGCCCAGCGCGACGGGCAGCGCCTCAAGACCGACAAAGACGTTCGCCAGACGACAGCCGAGGGCGAGTCGGTGCCCGTCGACGAGCACAAGCGCATCATCGAGTGGCCCATCGACGAGGGTAAGCTCACCCGCAAGCTCAGCGTGCCGTCTCAGGGGCGGCTGTACTACGTGCGGTACGCCTTCAAGATGGGTTGGACCGTCGAGCAGGTCTTCAAACTCACGCAGATCGACCGGTGGTTCCTCACGCAGGTTCGGGAGCTGGTCGAGTTCGAGGCCGAGCTTTCCGGGACCGCCGCGGACAACATTCCGGCCGCTCTGATGACCCGGGCCAAGCAACTGGGCTACAGCGACGTGCAACTGGCGACCATCTGGGGCATGACGCCCGAGAAGCTTCGCGCCCTGCGCAAGAAGTTGGGCGTCGAGCCGGTGTACAAGCTGGTAGATACGTGCGCCGCCGAGTTTGAAGCCTACACACCGTATTACTATTCGACGTACGAGAGTCCCATCACGCGGGTTGCGACATCTAATCCGCAATCCGAAATCAAAAATCCGCAATCGTTCATCGACGACGAAGTCCGCGTGACCGAAAAGAAGAAGATCGTGATTCTTGGCGGCGGGCCCAACCGCATCGGGCAGGGGATCGAGTTCGACTACTGCTGCGTGCATGCCGCGTTTGCAGCGCGCGAGCTGGGCTTTGAAGCCGTGATGGTCAACTCCAATCCCGAGACCGTCTCGACCGACTATGACACCTCCGATATGCTCTTCTTCGAGCCCCTGACGCTCGAGGATGTCATCAACATCTGTGAGAAGCTCAACGGCAGGCCGCTGGAGAAACCGGGAACCGGGAACCGGGAGCCGGGAACCGGGGGAAATCCGCAATCCGAAATCCCCAATCCGCAATCCAAAGGCCTCCTGCACGGCGTGATCGTTCAGTTCGGCGGGCAGACGCCGCTGAACCTCGCGCGCGGTCTCGAGGCCGCCGGCGTGCCGATCATCGGCACCAGTCCCGAGTCGATCGATCTGGCCGAAGACCGCAAGCGCTTCGGCGACATTCTCGACGAGCTCAAGCTTACCTGCCCCCAGGGCGGCACGGCGTTTTCGGTCGAGGGCGCCCGCAAGGTCGCCCAGCGGATCGGATACCCGGTGCTGGTGCGCCCCAGTTACGTGCTGGGCGGGCGGGCGATGGAGATCGTCTCCGACGAGCAGCAACTCGACATGTACATGGCCAAAGCCGTCGACGCCTCGACCGTCGGGCGGGGGCACCCGATCCTCGTCGACAAGTTCCTCGACCGCGCGACGGAAGTGGACGTCGACTGTATCGCCGATTACGGCCCGGGCCCCGAGGGTCAGCGGAACCCGGCCGCCCGCGCGGTCATCTGCGGCGTGATGGAGCACATCGAATGCGCCGGCATCCACAGCGGCGACTCGGCGTGCGCCCTGCCGCCGTACTCGCTGCCCGAGCCGATCGTTGCCGAGATCAAGCGACAGACGCTGCTGCTGGCCAAGCGCCTCGACGTGCGCGGGCTGATGAACGTGCAGTTCGCCGTCAAGGACGGCCAGGTGTATATCCTCGAGGTCAATCCCCGTGCCTCGCGCACGGTGCCGTTCGTCGCCAAGGCCACCGGCGTGCCATGGGCCAAGCTCGCCGCCAAGGTGATGGCGGGCATGAGCCTGGATGAACTGAAGGTGACTGAGGCGCCGCGCCCGCGGCAGACCTCCGTCAAGGAGAGCGTCTTCCCGTTCACCAAGTTCCCCGGCGTCGACGTGGTGCTCGGGCCCGAGATGCGCAGCACCGGCGAGGTGATGGGCATCGACATGAACTTCGACATGGCCTTCGCCAAGAGCCAGATGGCCGCCGGCAGCCCGCTGCCCACCGCAGGGACGGTCTTCATCTCGGTGGCCGACGATGACAAGCCGCACATCGTGCCCGTCGCGCGACGGTTGGCGGAGATGGGCTTCGAACTGATCGCTACCGACGGCACGCACCGCGTGTTGACCGAGGCGGGCGTGACGGCCAGGCTCCTGCCCAAGCTCAGCCAGGGGCGCCCGAACATCGGCGACCTGATCACCAACCGCCAGATCGTGCTGCTGATCAACACCCCGACGAAGCGAGGCCCGGCGACCGAGGAGGGCAAGATCCGCGCCTTGGCGACGCGATACCAGATCTCGCTGATCACGACCGTGACAGCCGCCCGCGCCGCCGCCGGCGCCATCGCCGCCCTGCGAGCCAACGCCCGAGAAGACCGCCCCGCCGCCCAGGCCTACGACGTGCATCCGCTGCAGGAATATTTCCCGAAGAAGTGA
- a CDS encoding cation:proton antiporter has translation MTDALLQLSDHNIFIFLVQLSLLLSIARGLGYICQRFGQPSLLGEILTGVILGPTLLGHLAPSVHAFIFPRDPIQFAMIDTVAWIGILLMLLAAGMEVDVSVAWRQRREALKISILDVILPMAVAFGAAMLLPDRYVPQSQSRLLFAFFVATVMTISALPVTVKALHDLNILKSDLGLLVISALTVNDIIGWMIFTLVLGLASQSQLAVGPVLTTVTATVVFAAFCILLGRRWVAAGIAAVQKGHAGDAGLVLTFVCCVGLIAGALTHWVGIHALFGLFLAGIMAGDAPALSQRTRSVINQMVHAIFVPIFFATIALQINFLENLDPLLIFVFLVVGIAGRYAGAWVGARWTSLTKWDRVLVAIAHTPGGAMEMVMALVAFKMKLITAPVYVAIVFSALASSVLLGPWMAWSIRRRRQINVIDLFLRRAMRLNLAGPTRFDAISELCEAVGQQDDMPEAAAVTQAVQAREETAATSIGSGVAVPHARLPKLRGAVVVFGRSGGGIDWDSPDGLPVHLVFMILTPQQQDELQVQILGSLAAGLENPQVQQRLLAAKDESTAWAILREVFTRRQIPAKT, from the coding sequence ATGACCGACGCATTGCTTCAATTGAGCGACCACAACATCTTCATCTTTCTCGTGCAGCTCTCGCTCCTGCTGAGCATCGCCAGGGGGCTGGGGTACATCTGCCAGCGATTCGGCCAGCCGTCGCTGCTGGGGGAAATCCTCACCGGCGTGATCCTGGGTCCGACCTTGCTGGGACACCTGGCGCCGAGCGTTCATGCTTTTATCTTTCCGCGCGACCCCATCCAATTCGCCATGATCGACACGGTCGCCTGGATCGGCATCCTGCTGATGCTGCTGGCTGCGGGGATGGAGGTGGACGTCTCCGTTGCATGGCGACAGCGACGGGAAGCCTTGAAAATATCAATCCTGGACGTGATCCTTCCCATGGCCGTGGCGTTTGGGGCGGCCATGCTCCTGCCGGACCGGTACGTGCCCCAGTCGCAGTCGCGGCTGCTATTTGCGTTCTTCGTCGCGACGGTCATGACCATCAGCGCCCTGCCGGTGACCGTCAAGGCACTGCACGATCTGAACATCCTCAAGAGCGACCTGGGTCTGCTGGTGATTTCCGCCCTGACGGTCAACGACATCATCGGATGGATGATCTTCACGCTGGTTCTGGGCCTGGCCAGCCAGTCGCAACTGGCGGTCGGTCCGGTGCTGACGACGGTCACAGCGACAGTAGTCTTCGCCGCGTTCTGTATTCTGCTGGGGCGGCGGTGGGTGGCGGCGGGGATCGCGGCCGTCCAGAAAGGCCACGCTGGCGACGCCGGACTGGTCCTGACGTTCGTCTGCTGCGTGGGCCTGATCGCCGGGGCGCTGACGCACTGGGTGGGCATCCACGCGTTGTTCGGGCTGTTCCTGGCTGGGATCATGGCCGGCGACGCCCCGGCCCTGTCGCAGCGCACGCGGAGCGTCATCAACCAGATGGTCCACGCGATCTTCGTGCCGATATTCTTTGCCACGATCGCGCTGCAGATCAACTTTCTGGAGAACCTCGATCCGCTGCTGATCTTCGTTTTCCTGGTCGTCGGTATCGCCGGGCGCTATGCCGGGGCCTGGGTCGGCGCGCGATGGACCTCCCTGACCAAATGGGACCGCGTGTTGGTGGCCATCGCCCACACGCCCGGCGGGGCCATGGAGATGGTGATGGCCTTGGTGGCGTTCAAGATGAAGCTCATCACGGCGCCGGTCTACGTCGCGATCGTCTTTTCGGCGTTGGCGTCGTCGGTTCTTCTGGGACCCTGGATGGCGTGGTCCATCCGCCGTCGGCGACAGATCAACGTTATTGACCTGTTCCTCCGACGCGCCATGCGGCTGAACCTTGCCGGCCCGACACGATTTGACGCCATCAGCGAACTCTGTGAAGCCGTCGGCCAGCAGGACGACATGCCCGAGGCCGCCGCGGTGACCCAAGCGGTGCAAGCGCGCGAAGAAACTGCCGCGACCTCCATCGGATCTGGCGTTGCCGTGCCGCATGCCAGACTGCCGAAGCTACGCGGGGCTGTGGTGGTGTTTGGTCGATCCGGCGGCGGTATCGACTGGGACTCCCCCGATGGCTTGCCGGTGCACCTGGTCTTCATGATCCTGACTCCCCAGCAGCAGGACGAGCTGCAGGTGCAGATTCTGGGCTCGTTAGCGGCCGGGCTCGAAAACCCCCAGGTCCAGCAGCGCCTCCTGGCGGCCAAGGACGAATCGACGGCATGGGCGATCCTCCGCGAAGTCTTCACCCGCCGGCAAATCCCGGCGAAAACCTGA
- a CDS encoding MFS transporter produces MPSDNGSNGKDIPVAAAPVARGRLKRLFEFLGLKRSIAGMLGMVVLVGMGEHMAERYLPLYLTSMTGQYGTVVGVVRETDENKKPVRNLVLNVPGKDKPAKYTVDDKTAVTVVDGGGSLDDLKPGMQVLVHPRADGGAEKIAPYQGHGREAFSIGTYAMPLAVLAIGLLAGLDDLLSALYSFPGGYLSDRLGTKLALLVFNMISMIGYVIVILVPTWWAVLLGAAFFISWSAISLPATMELISKVVPKTKRTMGVSVQSLVRRIPKTLGPFVGGSFVLAFGVASGVRLAFVFALGLAVVAAIIQQAFIEDDRPTADDLKRRRAERSPWRLWPLMNTDLRALLTSDILIRFCERIPDAFVILWVTQNLEDGGMSIAQAAFWFGVLSVIENVTAVLCYVPVAHYADRFGKKPFVAITFGFFTLFPLALYFSTSLWPLVAAFVLRGLKEFGEPTRKALIMDLAPEDRKAAIFGLYYLLRDVLVSVAAFGGAWLWAISAEVNLLTAFIFGVIGTMWFIFRGRDLQERSPAS; encoded by the coding sequence ATGCCCTCTGACAATGGCTCGAATGGCAAAGACATACCCGTTGCGGCCGCTCCTGTTGCACGCGGGCGTCTGAAGCGGTTGTTCGAATTCCTGGGCCTCAAGCGAAGCATCGCGGGCATGCTGGGTATGGTCGTCCTGGTGGGCATGGGCGAGCACATGGCCGAGCGCTATCTGCCGCTGTACCTCACGTCCATGACCGGCCAGTACGGCACGGTTGTGGGCGTGGTGCGGGAGACTGATGAAAATAAAAAGCCTGTCCGCAATCTCGTCCTGAACGTCCCTGGCAAGGACAAGCCCGCTAAATACACAGTCGACGATAAGACCGCCGTTACCGTCGTCGATGGAGGCGGCAGCCTGGACGATCTCAAGCCGGGCATGCAGGTGCTCGTCCATCCCCGCGCCGACGGCGGGGCCGAGAAGATCGCCCCGTACCAGGGCCACGGCCGCGAGGCCTTCAGCATCGGCACGTATGCCATGCCCCTGGCAGTGCTGGCGATCGGGCTGCTGGCGGGGCTGGACGATCTGCTGTCGGCGCTGTACTCCTTTCCCGGCGGGTACCTGTCTGACCGCCTGGGCACGAAGCTCGCCCTGCTGGTCTTCAACATGATCTCGATGATCGGATACGTGATCGTCATTCTCGTTCCGACGTGGTGGGCGGTGCTGCTGGGGGCGGCGTTCTTCATCTCATGGTCGGCCATCTCGCTGCCGGCGACGATGGAACTGATCTCCAAGGTCGTGCCCAAGACCAAGCGAACCATGGGCGTTTCGGTGCAGTCGCTGGTGCGGCGAATCCCCAAGACGCTCGGTCCGTTCGTGGGCGGATCGTTCGTTTTGGCCTTTGGCGTCGCCAGCGGGGTTCGCCTGGCGTTTGTCTTTGCTCTGGGGCTGGCGGTGGTTGCCGCGATTATCCAGCAGGCGTTCATCGAGGACGACCGCCCGACGGCCGACGACCTCAAACGCCGTCGCGCCGAGCGCAGCCCGTGGCGCCTGTGGCCGCTGATGAACACCGACCTGCGCGCGCTGTTGACCAGCGACATCCTCATCCGCTTCTGCGAGCGCATCCCCGACGCATTTGTCATCCTCTGGGTCACGCAAAACCTGGAAGACGGCGGCATGTCCATCGCGCAGGCCGCCTTCTGGTTCGGCGTGCTCTCGGTGATCGAAAACGTGACGGCCGTCCTGTGCTACGTGCCCGTGGCCCACTACGCCGACCGCTTCGGCAAGAAACCGTTCGTGGCGATCACGTTCGGATTCTTCACGCTCTTCCCGCTGGCGCTGTACTTCTCGACGTCGCTGTGGCCTCTGGTAGCCGCTTTCGTGCTGCGCGGGCTCAAGGAGTTCGGCGAACCGACGCGCAAGGCCCTGATCATGGACCTGGCCCCGGAAGACCGCAAGGCCGCCATCTTCGGCCTCTACTACCTTCTGCGCGACGTGCTTGTCTCGGTGGCGGCGTTCGGCGGGGCATGGCTGTGGGCGATCAGTGCCGAGGTGAACCTGCTGACGGCCTTCATTTTCGGCGTGATCGGCACAATGTGGTTCATCTTCCGAGGGCGGGATCTGCAGGAACGCTCGCCCGCTTCATAG
- a CDS encoding PAS domain S-box protein, whose amino-acid sequence MPESKHPTRPAQNLDRMDDPRWLASVVEASDDAIITKSLTGTILSWNGGAERIYGYSAAEIIGRNISVLIPPELSEELPAIYRRLSRGQRISHFETQRVRKDGRRISVSLTVSPLKDAQGKVVAAAAIARDVSADRAARQALSQMHRRLTNVLESITDAFCSLDRDWRFTYVNHEAQRIFARPLEELLGRTIWDVFPEAIGSRFQNEYERAVSENQTTVFEEYYPPMRCWFEVHAYPSPSGLAIYFRDVTQRHNIEEGFRRFSAELEQRVRQRTAQIRALASELTLAEQRERRRVAEVLHDELQQLLVGVRYRTESLRRSGNPAVQEAAGEIGALVSQCLDVSRSLTAELNPPILQHRNALLPALQWLGQWMGEKHGLTVEIEVFEPVQSPEQDVTLLVFRSVRELLFNVVKHAKVDKARLRLMSSGDYLQAEIADDGTGFDPSNLPPTTTGGFGLSSIRDRLELLGGCLEIHAQPGRGSRFILYAPAPAPELAAINADGR is encoded by the coding sequence ATGCCTGAATCCAAACATCCTACCCGCCCTGCCCAGAACCTTGACCGCATGGACGACCCTCGGTGGTTGGCGTCTGTCGTCGAGGCGTCCGATGACGCTATCATCACCAAGTCCCTGACCGGCACGATCCTGAGCTGGAACGGCGGGGCCGAGCGGATATACGGGTATTCGGCCGCCGAAATCATCGGCAGGAACATCAGCGTCCTGATTCCGCCGGAGCTGTCTGAGGAGCTCCCGGCCATCTATCGCCGCCTGTCGCGCGGGCAGCGGATCTCGCACTTCGAGACGCAGCGCGTTCGCAAGGACGGCCGCCGCATCAGCGTGTCGCTGACCGTCTCGCCGCTGAAGGACGCCCAGGGCAAGGTGGTCGCCGCCGCGGCCATCGCGCGGGATGTCTCGGCTGATCGGGCGGCACGGCAGGCGCTGTCGCAGATGCACCGGCGCCTGACCAATGTGCTCGAAAGCATCACCGATGCTTTCTGCAGTCTCGACCGGGACTGGCGCTTCACGTACGTCAACCACGAGGCCCAGCGCATCTTCGCCAGACCCCTGGAGGAGTTGCTGGGGCGCACGATCTGGGACGTCTTTCCCGAGGCCATCGGTTCGCGATTCCAAAACGAATACGAACGGGCGGTCTCGGAGAACCAGACAACCGTCTTCGAGGAGTATTATCCTCCGATGCGGTGCTGGTTTGAGGTGCATGCATACCCCTCGCCGTCGGGGCTGGCGATCTACTTTCGCGACGTGACGCAGCGTCATAACATCGAGGAGGGGTTCCGCAGGTTCTCGGCCGAGCTCGAACAGCGCGTGCGGCAGCGTACAGCCCAGATTCGCGCCTTGGCGTCGGAACTGACGCTTGCCGAACAGCGCGAGCGCCGGCGCGTGGCGGAGGTGCTGCACGACGAACTGCAGCAGTTGCTGGTGGGCGTGCGATATCGAACCGAATCGCTGCGGCGCAGCGGCAATCCTGCCGTCCAGGAGGCCGCCGGCGAGATCGGCGCCCTGGTTTCGCAATGCCTGGACGTCTCGCGGTCGCTGACGGCAGAGCTCAACCCGCCGATCCTCCAGCACCGCAACGCCCTGCTGCCGGCGCTGCAGTGGCTGGGGCAGTGGATGGGCGAGAAGCACGGTTTGACCGTCGAAATCGAGGTCTTCGAGCCGGTGCAGTCGCCCGAGCAGGACGTGACGCTGCTGGTATTCCGTTCGGTCCGGGAGTTGCTCTTCAACGTCGTCAAGCATGCCAAGGTCGACAAGGCTCGCCTGCGCCTGATGTCGTCGGGCGACTATCTCCAGGCCGAGATCGCCGACGATGGCACAGGCTTTGATCCTTCGAATCTGCCCCCAACAACCACGGGCGGGTTCGGCCTGAGCAGCATCCGCGACCGCCTGGAACTGCTGGGCGGGTGCCTGGAGATTCACGCCCAGCCCGGCCGAGGCAGCCGGTTCATCCTTTACGCCCCAGCCCCAGCGCCCGAATTGGCAGCGATAAACGCGGACGGTCGTTAG